One window from the genome of Streptomyces sp. WZ-12 encodes:
- a CDS encoding inorganic phosphate transporter, producing the protein MEHITLLIGIVIVTALVFDFTNGFHDTANAMATTISTGALRPKIAVGMSAVLNLVGAFLSVEVAKTISGGIIDESAGIRPEVIFAGLVGAIVWNLVTWLAGLPSSSSHALFGGLIGATLVSVGTGGVHGGAVVMKVLIPAVAAPFVAGLASMAATRLTYRLARGRDEADTAKGYRAGQIASAALVSLAHGTNDAQKTMGVITLALITGGVVAPHSDPPMWVIASAGLAIALGTYLGGWRIIRTMGKGITDIQPPQGFAAQTGAAATILASSHLGFALSTTQVCSGAVMGSGLGRKGGVVRWSTAGRMVVAWGLTLPAAGLVSAGAAVLADQGTWGITTVAVLALAICGGIWAASRRKPIDHTNVNEGPAVEPAGVVTTALQTVSPPPAGTVVPAAVEADAVAVPAQRDAAAPTQPATASS; encoded by the coding sequence ATGGAACACATCACGCTTCTCATCGGGATCGTGATCGTCACGGCCTTGGTGTTCGACTTTACGAACGGCTTCCACGACACGGCCAACGCAATGGCCACCACCATCTCCACCGGGGCCCTGCGACCCAAGATCGCGGTGGGGATGTCGGCGGTACTCAACCTCGTCGGCGCGTTCCTGTCGGTTGAGGTCGCCAAGACCATCTCCGGCGGCATCATCGACGAGAGCGCCGGCATCAGACCGGAAGTGATCTTCGCCGGCCTGGTCGGCGCCATCGTCTGGAACCTCGTCACCTGGCTCGCCGGCCTCCCCTCCAGCTCCTCGCACGCCCTCTTCGGTGGTCTGATCGGCGCGACCCTGGTGTCCGTCGGCACCGGCGGGGTGCACGGCGGGGCCGTCGTGATGAAGGTCCTGATCCCGGCGGTGGCCGCGCCGTTCGTCGCCGGGCTCGCCTCGATGGCGGCGACCCGGCTCACCTACCGGCTGGCCCGCGGCCGCGACGAGGCCGACACCGCCAAGGGCTACCGTGCCGGGCAGATCGCCTCGGCGGCCCTGGTCTCGCTGGCCCACGGCACCAACGACGCGCAGAAGACGATGGGCGTGATCACCCTCGCGCTGATCACCGGCGGGGTCGTCGCCCCGCACTCCGACCCGCCGATGTGGGTGATCGCCTCCGCCGGCCTGGCCATCGCGCTCGGCACCTACCTGGGCGGCTGGCGGATCATCCGCACCATGGGCAAGGGCATCACCGACATCCAGCCGCCGCAGGGCTTCGCCGCCCAGACCGGCGCCGCGGCCACCATCCTGGCCTCCTCCCACCTCGGCTTCGCGCTCTCCACCACCCAGGTCTGCTCCGGCGCCGTGATGGGCTCCGGGCTCGGTCGCAAGGGCGGCGTGGTGCGCTGGTCCACGGCCGGCCGGATGGTCGTGGCCTGGGGCCTGACCCTGCCGGCCGCCGGCCTGGTCTCCGCGGGGGCCGCGGTCCTCGCCGACCAGGGCACCTGGGGCATCACGACGGTGGCCGTCCTGGCGCTGGCGATCTGCGGCGGCATCTGGGCCGCCTCCCGACGCAAGCCGATCGACCACACCAACGTCAACGAGGGCCCGGCGGTGGAGCCGGCGGGCGTCGTCACCACCGCGCTCCAGACCGTCTCGCCGCCCCCGGCGGGCACGGTCGTCCCGGCGGCCGTCGAGGCGGACGCGGTCGCCGTGCCCGCCCAGCGGGACGCCGCCGCCCCCACCCAGCCCGCGACGGCCTCCTCCTGA
- a CDS encoding GH25 family lysozyme — protein MTCDRSTPRTTLATAIAVASLAGTALADHPAWAAADGRPLGHDVSSYQKRIDWRAARAKGARFVYVKATESDGYRNPSFSAQYSGSRAAGLLHGAYHFAVPSASSGTRQARFFLRHGGHGKRDGWTLPPALDIEHNPYDGKQPCFGLSSAALVRWIRAFSDEVRRGTGRRPVIYTTARWWDRCTGRSRAFGGDHPLWLADYSGAARTPAGWSSPSILQYAARGPLPGDQDRWNGTLAQLKKFADR, from the coding sequence ATGACTTGTGACCGCTCCACCCCCCGGACCACGCTGGCGACCGCGATAGCCGTGGCGTCACTGGCCGGCACCGCACTCGCCGACCACCCCGCGTGGGCCGCCGCGGACGGCCGGCCGCTGGGGCACGACGTCTCCTCGTACCAGAAGCGCATCGACTGGCGGGCGGCCCGCGCGAAGGGCGCGCGGTTCGTCTACGTCAAGGCCACCGAGTCGGACGGCTACCGCAACCCCTCGTTCTCCGCGCAGTACAGCGGCTCCCGGGCGGCCGGACTCCTGCACGGCGCCTACCACTTCGCGGTGCCCAGCGCCTCGTCGGGCACCCGGCAGGCCCGCTTCTTCCTGCGCCACGGCGGCCACGGGAAACGGGACGGCTGGACGCTGCCGCCGGCCCTCGACATCGAGCACAACCCCTACGACGGCAAGCAGCCGTGCTTCGGGCTGAGCAGCGCGGCATTGGTGCGCTGGATACGGGCGTTCAGCGACGAGGTGCGGCGCGGCACCGGGCGACGGCCGGTGATCTACACCACCGCCCGCTGGTGGGACCGCTGCACGGGCCGCAGCCGGGCCTTCGGCGGTGACCATCCGCTGTGGCTGGCGGACTATTCGGGCGCGGCGCGGACGCCCGCCGGCTGGTCGTCCCCGAGCATCCTGCAGTACGCCGCACGCGGGCCGCTGCCGGGCGATCAGGACCGCTGGAACGGCACCCTGGCCCAACTCAAGAAATTTGCCGACAGGTGA
- a CDS encoding class II aldolase/adducin family protein: MKDRPDHLAAAWSELVATARRTAADGLVVGTSGNVSVRVKDLILVTPSGVPYDRLGPGDVTGVDLEGRQIVGRLRPTSELPLHLAVYRDTTATAVVHTHAPHATAVSTLVTELPPIHYMTAALGGPVRVAPYALYGSDELAAHMAAALRDRSAALLQNHGTLAHGATLAEALDRTAQLEWMCRVWLTAVSVPGHTPSLLSADQLDAAGERLRGYGQRGDAPA, encoded by the coding sequence ATGAAGGACCGCCCGGACCACCTCGCCGCCGCCTGGAGCGAGCTCGTCGCCACCGCCCGCCGGACCGCCGCCGACGGCCTCGTCGTCGGCACCTCAGGCAACGTCTCGGTCCGCGTCAAGGACCTGATCCTCGTCACGCCCAGCGGCGTCCCCTACGACCGGCTCGGCCCCGGCGACGTCACCGGGGTCGACCTCGAAGGCCGCCAGATCGTCGGCAGGCTCCGCCCGACCAGCGAACTCCCGCTCCACCTGGCCGTCTACCGCGACACCACCGCCACCGCGGTCGTGCACACCCACGCCCCGCACGCCACCGCCGTCTCCACCCTCGTCACCGAACTCCCGCCCATCCACTACATGACGGCCGCCCTCGGCGGACCCGTCCGGGTCGCCCCCTACGCCCTCTACGGCAGCGACGAGCTCGCCGCCCACATGGCCGCCGCGCTCCGCGACCGCAGCGCCGCCCTCCTCCAGAACCACGGCACCCTCGCCCACGGTGCCACCCTCGCCGAGGCGCTGGACCGCACCGCCCAACTGGAGTGGATGTGCCGGGTCTGGCTCACCGCGGTCTCCGTGCCCGGGCACACCCCCAGCCTGCTGTCGGCCGACCAGCTCGACGCCGCGGGGGAGCGGCTGCGCGGCTACGGCCAGCGCGGCGACGCCCCCGCCTGA
- a CDS encoding alpha/beta hydrolase — MRLGTVVAVTATTVIGAGAAAVAAGRYAGDVALKPSPGRPFPGDPRLTVHSAAGDHLVLTRSLASLRPGTYGLTGAGCHAVVGPVVHGTPHPADAVVRRLVRVTHGTLRPGARMRLTPQVHAGNPHDALGLTYEEVDVPGELGTLPAWLVPGARDTWVLTVHGLGTTREHPMVVLPFLHRHHFPVLDLAYRNDPGAPHTADGLHHLGDTEWRDLDAAIRYAVQHGARAVVLYGWSAGATMALRAAVNSALRDRISGLVLDSPILDRHATVRALAAARRIPRILLPLAVRAAEGHTGLPVDRPADAVDPDELGVPVLLFHGPEDTLAPWGASRSFAARRPELITLAPVPLAPHAAMWNVAPDRYEETLRRFLTPLM, encoded by the coding sequence GTGCGACTGGGAACCGTGGTGGCGGTGACCGCCACCACCGTGATCGGTGCCGGGGCGGCCGCTGTGGCCGCCGGGCGGTACGCCGGCGATGTTGCCCTGAAACCGTCGCCCGGCCGCCCGTTCCCCGGCGACCCCCGGCTCACCGTCCACTCCGCCGCCGGCGATCACCTCGTCCTCACCCGCAGCCTGGCCTCCCTCAGACCCGGCACCTACGGGCTGACCGGCGCCGGCTGCCACGCGGTGGTCGGCCCCGTTGTCCACGGCACCCCGCACCCCGCCGACGCCGTCGTCCGCCGCCTGGTACGCGTCACCCACGGCACGTTGCGCCCCGGCGCCCGGATGCGGCTCACCCCGCAGGTGCACGCCGGCAACCCCCACGACGCCCTCGGCCTGACCTACGAGGAGGTCGACGTCCCGGGCGAACTGGGCACACTGCCCGCGTGGTTGGTGCCCGGCGCCCGCGACACCTGGGTCCTCACCGTCCACGGCCTCGGCACCACCCGCGAACACCCCATGGTGGTACTGCCGTTCCTGCACCGCCACCACTTCCCCGTCCTCGACCTCGCCTACCGCAACGACCCGGGCGCCCCGCACACCGCCGACGGACTGCACCACCTCGGCGACACCGAATGGCGCGACCTGGACGCCGCGATCCGCTACGCCGTCCAACACGGCGCCCGCGCGGTCGTCCTGTACGGCTGGTCCGCCGGCGCCACCATGGCGCTGCGCGCCGCCGTCAACTCCGCGCTGCGGGACCGGATCTCCGGCCTCGTCCTGGACTCCCCGATCCTCGACCGGCACGCCACCGTCCGCGCGCTGGCCGCCGCCCGGCGCATCCCGCGGATCCTGCTCCCGCTCGCCGTGCGCGCCGCCGAGGGCCACACCGGGCTGCCCGTCGACCGCCCCGCCGACGCCGTCGACCCCGACGAACTCGGCGTGCCCGTCCTGCTGTTCCACGGCCCCGAGGACACCCTCGCCCCCTGGGGCGCCTCCCGGAGCTTCGCCGCCCGCCGCCCGGAGCTGATCACGCTCGCTCCCGTGCCGCTCGCCCCGCACGCCGCGATGTGGAACGTCGCCCCGGACCGCTACGAGGAGACCCTGCGCCGCTTCCTCACCCCGCTGATGTGA
- a CDS encoding VOC family protein, whose amino-acid sequence MAGTSGMFPTLLYRDAPGAIRQLTEAFGFTVAARYDGADGTVLHAELAHGDGVVMLGSKGHGGPFDEAMGDAGPSGVYVVVDDPDAHCERARRAGVEILVPPTDQEYGSRDYLARDAEGTVWSFGTYRPGGAGS is encoded by the coding sequence ATGGCGGGCACTTCGGGGATGTTCCCCACGCTGCTCTACCGGGACGCCCCGGGCGCCATCCGGCAGTTGACGGAGGCGTTCGGCTTCACCGTCGCCGCGCGGTACGACGGCGCGGACGGCACCGTGCTGCACGCCGAACTCGCCCACGGCGACGGGGTGGTGATGCTCGGTTCGAAGGGGCACGGCGGCCCGTTCGACGAGGCGATGGGCGACGCCGGACCGAGCGGCGTGTACGTCGTCGTCGACGATCCCGACGCGCACTGCGAGCGGGCCCGGCGGGCCGGGGTGGAGATCCTGGTGCCGCCGACGGACCAGGAGTACGGCTCCCGGGACTATCTGGCGCGCGACGCCGAGGGCACCGTCTGGAGCTTCGGCACCTACCGGCCGGGCGGGGCGGGGTCATGA
- a CDS encoding ABC-F family ATP-binding cassette domain-containing protein: MITASGLELRAGARILIESASFRIAKGDRIGLVGRNGAGKTTLTKVLAGEGMPTSGSVTRSGEVGYLPQDPRTGDLDVLARDRILSARGLDTVLRRMRENEDRMANGKGATREKAMKKYERLETEFLTKGGYAAESEAATIAASLGLPDRILAQPLHTLSGGQRRRVELARILFSDSDVLLLDEPTNHLDADSIAWLRDYLKSYRGGFIVISHDVDLVETVVNKVFYLDANRSQIDVYNMGWKLYQQQREADEKRRKRERANAEKKAAALNSQADKMRAKATKTVAAQNMARRADKLLAGLEAVRVSDKVAKLRFPDPAPCGKTPLTAEGLSKSYGSLEIFTDVDLAIDKGSRVVILGLNGAGKTTLLRLLAGVETPDTGEVRPGHGLKLGYYAQEHETLDPDRTVLENMRSAAPDMDLVEVRKVLGSFLFSGDDVDKPAGVLSGGEKTRLALATLVVSSANVLLLDEPTNNLDPASREEILGALRTFTGAVVLVTHDEGAVDALTPERIILLPDGVEDLWGQDYADLVALA; the protein is encoded by the coding sequence GTGATCACCGCTTCCGGCCTTGAGCTGCGCGCCGGCGCCCGAATCCTCATCGAGTCCGCCTCCTTCCGCATCGCCAAGGGCGACCGCATCGGCCTGGTCGGCCGCAACGGAGCCGGCAAGACCACCCTCACCAAGGTCTTGGCCGGCGAGGGCATGCCGACCAGCGGCTCGGTCACCCGCTCCGGCGAGGTCGGCTACCTCCCGCAGGACCCGCGCACCGGCGACCTCGACGTCCTCGCCCGCGACCGCATCCTCTCCGCCCGCGGCCTGGACACCGTGCTGCGCCGGATGCGGGAGAACGAGGACCGGATGGCGAACGGCAAGGGCGCCACCCGCGAGAAGGCCATGAAGAAGTACGAGCGGCTGGAGACCGAGTTCCTCACCAAGGGCGGTTACGCGGCCGAGTCCGAGGCCGCCACCATCGCCGCCAGCCTGGGCCTGCCCGACCGGATCCTCGCCCAGCCCCTGCACACCCTCTCCGGCGGCCAGCGGCGCCGCGTCGAGCTGGCCCGGATCCTCTTCTCGGACTCCGACGTCCTGCTGCTCGACGAGCCCACCAACCACCTCGACGCCGACTCCATCGCGTGGCTGCGCGACTACCTCAAGAGCTACCGCGGCGGCTTCATCGTCATCTCCCACGACGTCGACCTGGTCGAGACGGTCGTCAACAAGGTCTTCTACCTGGACGCCAACCGCTCGCAGATCGACGTCTACAACATGGGCTGGAAGCTCTACCAGCAGCAGCGCGAGGCCGACGAGAAGCGCCGCAAGCGCGAGCGGGCCAACGCCGAGAAGAAGGCCGCGGCGCTCAACTCCCAGGCCGACAAGATGCGGGCCAAGGCCACCAAGACCGTCGCCGCGCAGAACATGGCCCGGCGCGCCGACAAGCTGCTGGCCGGCCTGGAGGCGGTGCGGGTCTCCGACAAGGTCGCCAAGCTGCGCTTCCCGGACCCGGCGCCGTGCGGCAAGACCCCGCTGACCGCCGAGGGCCTCTCCAAGTCCTACGGTTCCCTGGAGATCTTCACCGACGTCGACCTCGCCATCGACAAGGGTTCCCGGGTCGTCATCCTGGGCCTCAACGGCGCCGGCAAGACCACCCTGCTGCGGCTGCTGGCGGGCGTCGAGACGCCCGACACCGGCGAGGTCCGCCCCGGCCACGGCCTCAAGCTGGGCTACTACGCCCAGGAGCACGAGACCCTGGACCCGGACCGCACGGTCCTGGAGAACATGCGCTCCGCCGCCCCCGACATGGACCTCGTCGAGGTCCGCAAGGTGCTGGGCTCCTTCCTGTTCTCCGGCGACGACGTCGACAAGCCCGCCGGGGTGCTCTCCGGCGGCGAGAAGACCCGCCTCGCCCTGGCCACCCTGGTCGTCTCCTCCGCCAACGTCCTCCTCCTCGACGAGCCCACCAACAACCTCGACCCGGCCAGCCGCGAGGAGATCCTCGGCGCGCTGCGCACCTTCACCGGCGCCGTGGTGCTGGTGACCCACGACGAGGGCGCCGTGGACGCGCTGACCCCGGAGCGGATCATCCTGCTCCCGGACGGCGTCGAGGACCTGTGGGGCCAGGACTACGCGGACCTGGTCGCCCTGGCCTGA
- a CDS encoding helix-turn-helix domain-containing protein has protein sequence MAETLKKGSRVTGAAREKLAADLKKKYDAGASIRALAEETGRSYGFVHRMLSESGVVLRGRGGATRGKKAASV, from the coding sequence GTGGCCGAGACTCTGAAGAAGGGCAGCCGGGTAACCGGCGCTGCGCGCGAAAAGCTCGCGGCAGACCTGAAGAAGAAATACGACGCCGGAGCGAGCATCCGGGCGCTGGCCGAGGAAACCGGCCGCTCCTACGGATTCGTGCACCGGATGCTCAGCGAATCCGGTGTGGTCCTGCGCGGTCGCGGCGGAGCCACGAGGGGCAAGAAGGCCGCCTCGGTCTGA
- a CDS encoding enoyl-CoA hydratase/isomerase family protein — protein MTLLDKHGVRLTVDDAIATVTLANAAKRNAQSPAMWRALAEAGSLLPGSVRIVVLRGEGKSFSAGLDRQAFTPEGFDGEPSFLDLARDTDEALDATIAEYQEAFTWWRRTDLVSIAAVQGHAIGAGFQLALACDLRVAAQDAQFAMRETSLGLVPDLTGTHPLVGLVGYARALEICATGRFVHADEAGRIGLANVVVPGDELDGAVADLAAALLAAPRDAVIETKALLAGAAGRSYEEQRRAERAAQARRLRDLAGAGD, from the coding sequence ATGACTCTGCTCGACAAGCACGGTGTGCGGCTCACCGTGGACGACGCGATCGCCACGGTGACCCTCGCCAACGCGGCAAAGCGCAACGCACAGAGCCCCGCCATGTGGCGGGCGCTGGCCGAGGCGGGCTCGCTGCTGCCGGGGAGCGTCCGGATCGTGGTCCTGCGCGGGGAGGGCAAGTCCTTCTCCGCGGGGCTGGACCGGCAGGCGTTCACGCCCGAAGGGTTCGACGGCGAGCCGTCGTTCCTGGACCTGGCACGCGATACGGACGAGGCGTTGGACGCCACGATCGCCGAGTACCAGGAAGCGTTCACCTGGTGGCGGCGGACCGACCTGGTGTCCATCGCCGCCGTCCAGGGGCACGCCATCGGCGCGGGCTTCCAACTCGCCCTCGCCTGCGACCTGCGGGTCGCCGCCCAGGACGCGCAGTTCGCCATGCGCGAGACCAGCCTCGGCCTGGTTCCCGACCTGACCGGCACCCACCCCCTGGTGGGGCTGGTCGGCTACGCCCGGGCGCTGGAGATCTGCGCCACCGGGCGCTTCGTGCACGCCGACGAGGCCGGCCGGATCGGCCTGGCCAACGTCGTGGTGCCCGGCGATGAACTCGACGGCGCGGTGGCCGACTTGGCCGCCGCGCTGCTCGCCGCGCCCCGGGACGCCGTCATCGAGACCAAGGCCCTGTTGGCCGGCGCCGCGGGCCGCAGCTACGAGGAGCAGCGCCGCGCCGAGCGGGCCGCCCAGGCGCGCCGGCTGCGGGACCTGGCCGGCGCGGGGGACTGA
- a CDS encoding Asp23/Gls24 family envelope stress response protein produces the protein MAEDESGAEAVKPPVKRGGGAPATRGRTTIADGVVEKIAGLAARDVVGVHAMGSGFARTLGAVRDRVPGGGRAATATRGVKAEVGEVQTALDLEIVVDYGVAIAEVALAVRENVISAVERMTGLEVVEVNIAVSDVKLPDEDDEDEEAEPRLQ, from the coding sequence ATGGCTGAGGACGAGTCGGGCGCGGAGGCGGTGAAGCCGCCGGTGAAGCGGGGCGGGGGCGCCCCCGCGACCCGCGGGCGGACCACCATCGCCGACGGCGTCGTGGAGAAGATCGCCGGGCTCGCGGCCCGCGACGTGGTGGGCGTCCACGCGATGGGCAGCGGGTTCGCCCGGACGCTCGGCGCGGTGCGCGACCGGGTGCCCGGCGGCGGACGGGCGGCCACCGCGACGCGCGGGGTGAAGGCCGAGGTCGGCGAGGTGCAGACCGCGCTGGATCTGGAGATCGTGGTCGACTACGGGGTCGCCATCGCGGAGGTGGCCCTGGCCGTCCGGGAGAACGTGATCTCCGCGGTGGAGCGGATGACCGGCCTGGAGGTCGTCGAGGTCAACATCGCGGTGAGCGATGTGAAGTTGCCCGACGAGGACGACGAGGACGAGGAAGCGGAGCCGCGGCTCCAGTGA
- a CDS encoding DUF6286 domain-containing protein, with translation MSAGRGGVGARQPGRPEGGLAVGPGVVDPGLVHADRRAGRFWSARRVPAALVALVLLGATGLLLYDVAAVRAGRTAMAWRRRLAHELATRHLDDPWVLGGAAAAVVLGIWLLALAGTPGLRAVLPMRRATPGIRAGLDRPAAALVLRDRAMEVSGVQSVRMTVSRHRARAQAVVHFRELDEVRGDLTTALGDGLRQLGLPHRLRLSVDVRRPRRR, from the coding sequence ATGAGCGCGGGGCGGGGCGGGGTCGGGGCCCGTCAACCGGGCCGTCCCGAGGGCGGGTTGGCGGTCGGGCCGGGCGTCGTGGATCCCGGCCTGGTCCACGCCGATCGGCGCGCGGGGCGCTTCTGGTCGGCCCGGCGGGTGCCGGCGGCGCTGGTCGCGCTGGTCCTGCTGGGCGCCACCGGTTTGCTCCTCTACGACGTGGCCGCGGTGCGGGCCGGCCGCACCGCGATGGCCTGGCGCCGGCGGCTGGCGCACGAACTGGCCACCCGGCACCTGGACGACCCCTGGGTGTTGGGGGGCGCGGCGGCCGCGGTGGTCCTCGGGATCTGGCTGCTCGCGCTGGCCGGCACGCCGGGGCTGCGGGCGGTGCTGCCGATGCGGCGGGCCACCCCCGGCATCCGGGCCGGGCTCGACCGGCCGGCCGCCGCGCTGGTGCTGCGCGACCGGGCCATGGAGGTCTCCGGCGTGCAGTCCGTGCGGATGACCGTCAGCCGCCACCGGGCGCGGGCCCAGGCCGTGGTGCACTTCAGGGAGTTGGACGAGGTCCGCGGCGACCTCACCACGGCGCTCGGCGACGGACTGCGGCAACTCGGCCTGCCGCACCGGCTACGGCTGTCCGTCGACGTCCGGCGCCCCCGGAGGAGGTGA
- the amaP gene encoding alkaline shock response membrane anchor protein AmaP, whose translation MRTVHATVNRVLLGLVGLLLLGGGALALLGGLDLPARWHLALPAGWPWARPDAVPLPAGDRTRFTDRGWWWPSVIAALVALVLLLLWWLLAQLRRRRLGSLLVDTGDGEGAVVRGRALEAALAAEAAAVDGVDRAAVVLTGRRMAPRAHALVVLAPHADPGIVVLRLSEGAVAHARDSAGLERLPTEVRLRAVRHRAERVS comes from the coding sequence ATGCGCACCGTTCACGCCACGGTCAACCGGGTGTTGCTCGGGCTGGTCGGGCTGCTGCTGCTCGGCGGCGGCGCCCTGGCGCTGCTGGGCGGCCTGGACCTGCCGGCGCGTTGGCACCTCGCGCTGCCCGCCGGCTGGCCCTGGGCCCGCCCGGACGCGGTCCCGCTCCCGGCGGGTGACCGCACCCGGTTCACCGACCGCGGCTGGTGGTGGCCGTCGGTCATCGCCGCGCTGGTCGCGTTGGTGCTGTTGCTGCTGTGGTGGCTGTTGGCCCAACTCCGGCGGCGTCGGCTCGGTTCGCTGCTGGTCGACACCGGGGACGGGGAGGGCGCGGTGGTGCGGGGGCGGGCCCTGGAGGCGGCGCTGGCGGCCGAGGCGGCGGCGGTGGACGGCGTCGACCGGGCGGCCGTCGTGCTGACCGGCCGTCGCATGGCGCCGCGGGCGCACGCCCTGGTGGTCCTCGCCCCGCACGCCGACCCCGGGATCGTGGTGCTCCGGCTGTCCGAAGGGGCGGTGGCCCACGCCCGTGACTCGGCCGGCCTGGAACGGCTACCGACGGAGGTCCGGCTGCGGGCGGTCCGCCACCGGGCGGAACGGGTCAGCTAG
- a CDS encoding SDR family oxidoreductase produces MDLGLTDRTYLLTGATRGLGLATARELVADGANVVLTGRTEEAATEAAASLGERALGVAADNADPDAPARLVAAARERFGRLDGVLISVGGPPPGTTDDTTDEQWRTAFETVFLGAVRLARTVAAELGEGGVIGFVLSSSVHEPIAGLTISNGLRPGLAGFAKSLADELGPRGIRVVGVLPGRIATDRMAQIDAASGDPEGSRTRNCAAIPLRRYGDPAEFGRTAAFLLSPAASYVTGVMVPVNGGARRGF; encoded by the coding sequence ATGGATCTTGGACTCACCGACCGGACGTATCTCCTCACCGGCGCCACCCGGGGCCTGGGCCTCGCCACCGCCCGCGAACTGGTCGCCGACGGCGCCAACGTCGTGCTCACCGGACGCACCGAGGAAGCCGCCACCGAGGCCGCCGCCTCTCTGGGCGAGCGGGCCCTGGGGGTCGCCGCCGACAACGCCGACCCGGACGCGCCGGCCCGCCTGGTGGCGGCCGCCCGGGAGCGCTTCGGGCGGCTCGACGGCGTCCTCATCAGCGTGGGCGGCCCGCCGCCCGGCACCACCGACGACACCACCGACGAGCAGTGGCGGACGGCCTTCGAGACGGTCTTCCTCGGCGCGGTCCGGCTCGCCCGCACCGTCGCCGCGGAGCTGGGCGAGGGCGGCGTCATCGGCTTCGTGCTCTCCAGCTCGGTGCACGAGCCGATCGCCGGGCTCACCATCTCCAACGGCCTGCGCCCGGGCCTCGCCGGCTTCGCCAAGTCCCTCGCCGACGAGTTGGGTCCGCGCGGCATCCGCGTCGTCGGCGTCCTGCCCGGCCGGATCGCCACCGACCGGATGGCCCAGATCGACGCGGCCTCCGGCGACCCCGAGGGCTCCCGCACCCGCAACTGCGCCGCCATCCCGCTGCGCCGCTACGGCGACCCGGCGGAGTTCGGCCGCACCGCCGCCTTCCTGCTCTCCCCCGCCGCGTCCTACGTGACGGGCGTGATGGTCCCGGTGAACGGCGGGGCCCGCCGCGGCTTCTGA